In one Oryza glaberrima chromosome 2, OglaRS2, whole genome shotgun sequence genomic region, the following are encoded:
- the LOC127761065 gene encoding uncharacterized protein LOC127761065 isoform X2, translated as MDKVTQAVENLKEEWNQAVAQLEGCIAAIESCGKMGKGTEEASSLPRLNGSAQDALQLLNSLQCRLDPLAEQLPTFEEVQSGQATLQSWKEQYQKLRMRLRNANLQANANIKKAAQEERELLLGGGEESTIRRRNLQTKAGMTSAAESITESLRRSRQLMVQEVERSANTLATFDESTSVLRKAEGEYQGHRSLLMRTRGLLSTMQRQDVLDRIILTIGFLIFSLAVLYVVSRRIGLLTLQRKLADAIRSGSISAEDVVAKVKNVPVPAPAAPAPAPPIYDEL; from the exons ATGGATAAGGTGACTCAAGCTGTTGAGAACCTAAAGGAGGAATGGAATCAAGCTGTTGCACAGCTTGAAGGGTGCATTGCTGCAATTGAATCATGTGGGAAGATGGGAAAGGGGACAGAGGAAGCAAGTTCACTTCCTAGGTTAAACGGTTCTGCACAGGATGCACTGCAATTGCTCAATTCACTACAGTGCAGACTTGATCCTCTGGCAGAGCAGCTACCCACTTTTGAAGAAGTACAGTCTGGCCAAGCAACCCTGCAGTCATGGAAGGAACAGTATCAGAA GCTGCGCATGAGGCTGAGAAATGCTAACTTACAAGCAAATGCAAACATTAAAAAAGCTGCTCAAGAAGAG AGGGAGCTTCTTCTAGGGGGTGGAGAAGAATCTACCATCCGCAGGCGTAATCTACA GACAAAGGCTGGGATGACATCGGCTGCAGAAAGTATAACCGAGAGCCTCCGCCGGTCTCGCCAGTTGATGGTCCAG GAAGTGGAAAGAAGTGCAAATACCTTGGCAACATTTG ATGAATCAACAAGTGTTCTTCGTAAGGCTGAAGGTGAATATCAAGGACACCGCTCTTTGCTGATGCGTACTCGTGGTTTGCTATCTACAATGCAACGGCAAGATGTTCTTGATAG GATCATCCTTACCATTGGTTTTCTCATTTTCTCCTTGGCGGTGCTATATGTTGTCTCGAGACGTATTGGCCTGTTGACACTGCAAAGGAAGCTGGCCGATGCCATCAGATCAGGCTCAATATCAGCTGAAGACGTTGTAGCAAAAGTCAAGAATGTGCCTGTCCCAGcacctgctgctcctgctcctgctcctcctaTTTATGATGAACTATGA
- the LOC127761065 gene encoding uncharacterized protein LOC127761065 isoform X1 has translation MSVMVHSDIRMDKVTQAVENLKEEWNQAVAQLEGCIAAIESCGKMGKGTEEASSLPRLNGSAQDALQLLNSLQCRLDPLAEQLPTFEEVQSGQATLQSWKEQYQKLRMRLRNANLQANANIKKAAQEERELLLGGGEESTIRRRNLQTKAGMTSAAESITESLRRSRQLMVQEVERSANTLATFDESTSVLRKAEGEYQGHRSLLMRTRGLLSTMQRQDVLDRIILTIGFLIFSLAVLYVVSRRIGLLTLQRKLADAIRSGSISAEDVVAKVKNVPVPAPAAPAPAPPIYDEL, from the exons ATGTCTGTGATGGTCCATTCAGATATTAGGATGGATAAGGTGACTCAAGCTGTTGAGAACCTAAAGGAGGAATGGAATCAAGCTGTTGCACAGCTTGAAGGGTGCATTGCTGCAATTGAATCATGTGGGAAGATGGGAAAGGGGACAGAGGAAGCAAGTTCACTTCCTAGGTTAAACGGTTCTGCACAGGATGCACTGCAATTGCTCAATTCACTACAGTGCAGACTTGATCCTCTGGCAGAGCAGCTACCCACTTTTGAAGAAGTACAGTCTGGCCAAGCAACCCTGCAGTCATGGAAGGAACAGTATCAGAA GCTGCGCATGAGGCTGAGAAATGCTAACTTACAAGCAAATGCAAACATTAAAAAAGCTGCTCAAGAAGAG AGGGAGCTTCTTCTAGGGGGTGGAGAAGAATCTACCATCCGCAGGCGTAATCTACA GACAAAGGCTGGGATGACATCGGCTGCAGAAAGTATAACCGAGAGCCTCCGCCGGTCTCGCCAGTTGATGGTCCAG GAAGTGGAAAGAAGTGCAAATACCTTGGCAACATTTG ATGAATCAACAAGTGTTCTTCGTAAGGCTGAAGGTGAATATCAAGGACACCGCTCTTTGCTGATGCGTACTCGTGGTTTGCTATCTACAATGCAACGGCAAGATGTTCTTGATAG GATCATCCTTACCATTGGTTTTCTCATTTTCTCCTTGGCGGTGCTATATGTTGTCTCGAGACGTATTGGCCTGTTGACACTGCAAAGGAAGCTGGCCGATGCCATCAGATCAGGCTCAATATCAGCTGAAGACGTTGTAGCAAAAGTCAAGAATGTGCCTGTCCCAGcacctgctgctcctgctcctgctcctcctaTTTATGATGAACTATGA